Proteins encoded together in one Lathyrus oleraceus cultivar Zhongwan6 chromosome 5, CAAS_Psat_ZW6_1.0, whole genome shotgun sequence window:
- the LOC127084514 gene encoding uncharacterized protein LOC127084514, which translates to MEGSSSSNIMDNQRLPQHENVTNVSLPAAEYEVPNPHEDDLILDRETRIRLQNRGYSKTYRKRKNCLIENLEEKQNILADIIGKEISITKVYTNFNSVHKSEVNTMEETLSQVNLNGEVLNVEMDTITNKLEQMKLSKKATEVEFIRKKNGGK; encoded by the exons ATGGAAGGATCATCAAGCTCTAACATAATGGATAATCAAAGGTTGCCACAACATGAAAATGTGACTAATGTCTCTTTGCCTGCTGCTGAATATGAAGTCCCAAATCCTCATGAAGATGATCTAATTCTAGATCGTGAGACTAGAAT ACGTTTACAAAATCGAGGATACTCCAAAACCTATCGGAAGAGAAAGAATTGTCTCATCGAAAATCTGGAAGAAAAACAAAATATACTAGCT GATATAATAGGTAAAGAAATTTCAATAACTAAGGTTTACACAAACTTTAATTCTGTTCATAAGTCTGAAGTTAACACTATGGAAGAAACATTATCTCAAGTCAATTTAAATGGGGAGGTTCTAAATG TTGAGATGGATACAATAACCAATAAATTGGAGCAGATGAAATTATCCAAGAAGGCAACTGAAGTAGAGTTCATCAGGAAGAAGAATGGAGGCAAATGA